The genomic segment CGTCGGCGGGTTGCTCGCCGCGTCGGCTGGCGGATGGGACCGCGTACCGCACCGGACCCGGTTTGCCATGGCCTTCCACGCCGCCGGGTCCGGGACCGACGTGGAGACCTATCACCCCCTCGGCGGTCCCGGCACGACCACCAGGACCACTGTCAAAGACCGCGAATTCCTCGCCCTCACCACACTCACCGTGTGGCTCACCGAAGATCTCGATCTGTGGGAACGATCGATGCGCCGCCCCCTCTGGCCGCTTCGGCTCGGCCGCAGCCAGGACCTGGCCACTGTCCGCGCGCGGCGTGTCGAACTGGCTGAAACCGGAGGGGCTCAGGGCCACGCCATTGTTCCTGAGGACATGCCCGACGCGCTCGGCACCCGGATGCGTCTGACGACCGCTGTTTCTCTGGACCGCACGCGTTCTCAGTGGGGCGGCTACCGGTACGCACCGGCCGGTTCCCGTACTCGTATTGCTTCCGGCCTGGCGACTGCGCACGGCCAGGCCGTGGTTCTGCTCCCGCCCGTTCACCCCGCTGTCATGACACCCGTCGCCTGAGACACCCGGAACGCTGCCTGTGAACGAGTTACGCGCCAAGAGCTCCAGTGCCCATGGACAGCCTGGCGAGCTACTGACCAGCCACTTGCTGCACACACTGCAAGCGCTGCTTCGGATCCGTGAGCGGATCGGCAGTATCCCGGGTATGCCGTCCGGTTTCTGGACCTGGGCGGCCCTGGCCTGTCTGCTGCACGACGCGGGAAAGCTCCCCGAAGGCTTCCAGCGCATGATCGGCAATACCCGCCAAAGCCCCACCGCATGGGGTGAGCGCCACGAGGTCCTGTCTCTGGGATTTGTCGGCCTGCTCCTGCCGGACCTGCCTGACGGACAGCGCCGGTGGATCGCCACCGCGGTGGCAGCCCACCACCGCGCCTTCACCTGCGGTCTCGAAGTCCCCCGCAAGCTGCCGGTGTTCCATCAGTACGGCACTGATCTGCCCGAGGAGTTCGCCGCCAGATTCACCCCGGCCGATGAAGACCGCCTGAACGGTCTCGTGGAATGGCTGCACACCACCGCCAACCAATCCGGCCTGCCGGTCATCCCAGTGCTTCCCCAGGCCGGACTGCACGAACTGACCGGCGCCGCCCATCAGCTGCTGCAGGAACTCATGGACCGCTGGGAGTCACCGCTCTCACCCGACGATCCCGACGGACTGACAGCCGTCCTGCTGATGGGAGCGGTCACCATGGCCGACCACCTGTCCTCGGCACACTCGCCCTTGCTCACCCGGCACCCACTGAACTCGAGCTATCCGGCCCGCCTGACCACCAGACTCGTCCATCAGGGCCACAAGCTCCGCCCCCAGCAGGAAAAAGCCGCCACGACTCGCGGACACCTGCTGCTGCGCTCCTGGACCGGCAGCGGAAAAACCGAGGCAGTCCTGCTGTGGGCCCTCACCCAGACCGAAGACCTGGCGCGGCTCAACGCCGCCAACCCCCGCGTCTTCTACCTCCTGCCCTACCTGGCCAGCATCAACGCCATGGCCGAACGGCTCGGTCGTGAGCTGCAAGCGCCCGAGGAGATCGGTGTCGCCCACTCCAAAGCGGCCTCCTACCATCTCGCCCGCTCACTCGACGACGGCTGCCCCGACACCACCGGGCACGACAACACCCCGGTCAACGCGGCGGGCGCGGCGGCCAAGGCACACTCTCGCGCCGAAGCGACGAAGAACTTCCGCGAACTGGTGCGCGTCGGCACCCCCTACCAGCTCCTGCGGGGTGCGCTCGCAGGACCGGTGCACTCCGGAATCCTGACCGACAGCGCCAACTCCGTCTTCGTCCTGGACGAGCTGCACGCCTACGACACCCGCCGCCTCGGCATGATCCTGGCCATGCTGCGGCTCTGGCACGACCTGGGCGGTCGTATCGCGGTGATGTCCGCAACCCTGCCCACCGCGCTGGCCGAGCTGGTGACAGTCACGCTGGACAACCAGGTCCAGCTGGTCGAAGCACCCGCCGACTCACCCGCGCCCGTACGCCACCGGCTCCATACCCGCCAGGCCCACCTCACCGATGAGTCCTCCCGCGACGAGATCCGTGATCATCTCGCCGAAGGACGCTCGGTGCTGGTGGTAGCCAACAATGTCCGGGACGCGATCACGCTCTACGAAGATCTGCGGCCGTTCTGTGTCGACCTGTACGGCGAAGACTCCGCCTATCTTCTGCACTCGCGTTACCGCCGCATGGACCGCACCGCCACCGAAACCGGCATCCTGCGGCGCTTCTCGACCGCCGGCCCCCGGCGTCCGGGCCTGCTGGTCGGCACCCAGGCACTGGAAGTCTCCCTCGATCTCGACCTGGACGTCTGCCACACCTCGGCTGCGGACCTGGAGGCCCTCATCCAGCGCTTCGGCCGGGTCAACCGCCTCGGCACCCTCACACCCGCACCCGTCATCGTTCACCAGCCCGCCTACACCACCCGGCATGGCAGCGGAGCCGAACTGAGGGCTGACGGGGTGTATGAGGCCGAGCCTACCCAGCTCGGCTGGTCCATCCTGAGCCAGCACGACGGCCAGACAATCAACGAACGGACCATCACCGGCTGGCTGGACGAAATCTACCGAAGCCCATGGGGCGCACGCTGGAAAACCCAGGTCAACCAACACCAGGAAGAGTTCCGCAAAGCGTTTCTGTCTTTCCGCATGCCCTTCGACGACCGTTCCCACCTTGCCCGGAGCTTCGACGAACAGTTCAACGGCACCGAAGCCGTCCTGGCCGAGGACCATGACGCCTACAAGAAAGCCCTGGAAGCGGGCCCCGACAAGAAGACCGGACGTCTCCACGCCGACCAGTACCTCATCCCCCTGCCCGCCTGGGGCACCGCGCTGAGCCAGTACGACAAGGCCCTGCACATACGCGTCATCCAAGCCGACTACGACCCCCGCCTCGGCCTCCTGGCCCTCCACCGCGAAAAGCGGCAAACCTATCGGGCGGGAGAAGTCCTGTGATCGGACCGGACGACGTCGGCGGCGTCCACATCAAGTACCTCTATCACTGCCGCCGCCAGCTATGGCTGTACCTGCGCGGCATCCGCCCCGAACACCTCAGCGCCACCGTGCAACTCGGCGAAGCCGTCCACGACACGTCGTACACCCGCAACACTCCCGTGGATCTCGGAGCCGCCAAACTCGACTTCATCGACGGCCAGCACTGGGTCCACGAAGTCAAATCCTCCACCCGGACCACCCCGGCCGACCAAGCCCAAGGTCGGCATTACTGCCACCGCCTCTACCTGGTCGGCATCGACGCCCAAGGCACCGTCCTGCACTATCCCAAAACGCGCCGCACCCAACGCCACCCCTACACACCAGAAGCCGCCGATCAGGCGCTGGCCGATATCGCCGACGTCCTCGCCGTCGCTACAGCTTCCACGTCCCCCGACCGCCTGACCCGCACCGCATGCCGCGGCTGCAGCTTCACCGACTACTGCTGGACGGAGTGACATGCCCGCCGCCGCGCGCACCTACTGGCTGACCAGCCCCTGCCGGATCCGCCGGAAGGACGAGTCCCTGATCATCGAGCGAGACAACGCCGACAACGTACACATCCCCGTCACGGATGTGCGCGACATCGTCGCCTGCGCGGAAACAGACCTCAACACGGCCGTCGTCTCCTTGCTCAACCGGCACCGGATCAACGTCCACCTCCTCAGCTATTACGGCGACTACGCCGGCTCCTTGCTCACCTCGGATACCAGCACATCAGGCGAAACAGTCCTCGCCCAAGCCAGAGCCGCACAGGACCCACAAGCCGGCCTGGCGATCGCCCGCAGCATCGTCGACGCCTGTGCCTTCAACGTCCGGCGAGTCGTCGACCGCAAACTCCTGACCCGCCCCTACGCGGTACTCCAAGCGTCGGTCAAAACCAGCACGAACCAAGCCCAGCTCATGGGCGCGGAAGGCACCTTCCGACGCTCCGCCTGGGAAGTCATGGACACAAAACTCCCCGACTGGTTACAACTCGCGGGCCGCAGCCGCAGACCACCCAAGAACGTGGGCAATGCCTTCATCAGCTACGTCAACGGCATCACCTACGCCCGAGTCCTCACCGCCGTACGGCTCACACCACTCCACAGCGGAATCGCATTCCTTCACGGAACCATGGAACGCCAGCGCCACTCGCTCGTCCTGGACCTCTCAGAGATGTTCAAGCCCTTGATGGCAGAACGCCTCCTACTGCGCATGAGCAGACGCAATCAGCTCAAGGAACACCACTTCGACCGTGACACCAATCAGGCCATGCTCAGCGACGCCGGACGAAAGCTCGTCGTTCAGACCGTCCGCGACGAATTCGCCGTCACCGTCGCCCACCGCAGCCTGAACCGCAACGTCGCCTACGACGAACTGCTCTACCTCGAAGCCCTTGCCCTCACCCGGCACTGCCTGGAAGGCACCACCTACAAGCCCTTCCGGATCTGGTGGTAGTCCCACCATGTATGTCGTTGTCGTCTACGACACCCTCGCCGAACGCAACCCCAAAATCCTGCGCACCTGCCGCAAGTACCTCCACCACGTCCAGCGCAGCGTTTTCGAAGGCCACCTGAGCGACGCCCAACTCCGCCGGTTCCAGAGCAACGTCGAAAGCGTGCTCGATCTCAGCTACGACAACGTCCTCGTCTACACCTTCCCGCCGGGCGCCACTCCGCAGCGACTTGAGTGGGGTGCCGTGGAACCCGCTCCGAGCGATATCTTGTAGTCCGCCCGGACCATCCCGGGCCTGACAGCCAAAGCAAGTTTTCAGCGCCACACCGGGTTAGCATGCACAACCGGCGGTCTGCTGCAAAAACGCCCGGTCGACCACGCAGTAGGGAAGCCCTGAGCTGCGGCTTTACCATGGGGTCCTCATCGCCCCTGCGAGGGGTCACAACCGGTCGCGGTGGCGGTCGGCCTGGACGTGATGTTGGAGTCCTCATCGCCCCTGCGAGGGGTCACAACGTGTGCGGGCTGCGCGGGGGCGGGCGGGGGCTGGTCGGTCCTCATCGCCCCTGCGAGGGGTCACAACCACTCACAGTGCTACTACTGTCCAAGGTGTTCCACCCCGGTCCTCATCGCCCCTGCGAGGGGTCACAACGCGAAGAACCGGGACGCGCCGCCCGGACTCCCCGAGGTCCTCATCGCCCCTGCGAGGGGTCACAACACAACCCGGAGTTCTCCGTGCCGCCAGTGGCGCCTGAGGTCCTCATCGCCCCTGCGAGGGGTCACAACGCATGACGGTCACCCAGGACGGATTCGAACGGGCCGGTCCTCATCGCCCCTGCGAGGGGTCACAACGCGCGGCTCCGGCCGGGCTGTGAGGTGTGAGGCCGGGTCCTCATCGCCCCTGCGAGGGGTCACAACCCGTGGTGGGGGGTGGGGTTTTGACGACACGCTCCCGTCCTCATCGCCCCTGCGAGGGGTCACAACAAGACCGCCGCGCCGACGTAGCCCCACCAGCCGCCCAGGTCCTCATCGCCCCTGCGAGGGGTCACAACCTTCCGTCTGGGCCCGGCCGGCGGCGGTCTCGGCTGGTCCTCATCGCCCCTGCGAGGGGTCACAACCAGGGAGATCCGGGGCCCAGTAGATCGCGGATGCCCGTCCTCATCGCCCCTGCGAGGGGTCACAACAACGGGCCCGGACGACTGTCCGGCTCCCCGCCCGTCGTCCTCATCGCCCCTGCGGGGGGTCACAACGAGACGGCTACGAAGGCGGCGGCGTCGCCCCGCTGTGTCCTCATCGCCCCTGCGAGGGGTCACAACGTGATGTGGTTCTCGGTGGTCATGGCGGGTCCTTCCGGGTCCTCATCGCCCCTGCGAGGGGTCACAACGCCTTGTCCTTCGAGGAGCCGGACGAGCCGCCCGAGTCCTCATCGCCCCTGCGAGGGGTCACAACCTGGACAAGGGCCGGCTGTTCGCGGTCGGGGTCGATGTCCTCATCGCCCCTGCGAGCAGTCACAACCTGCGCCGGGGGTGGGGTCCGGTGCTCCGCTGCGCTCGTCCTCATCGCCCCTGCGGGGGGTCACAACGGCACCGAGTCCGCCGGGCACCGCAAAATCGGACTGAAGGCACTGCGGAGAGCACGCGACTTTGGCGTGAGAGCGCATCGCGCAGTACCTGCTGGCGGTGCGCTTGAAGCAGCTGCGCAAGCAGGCTGCCGCTGGGACCGGGACGGCCGCGGCCGCGCCGTGGACGGACCCGGCTGCCCAGCTCGCCGCGCGCCCGCTGGACGGCGACACGGCCGGGGTGGTGATCGCGTGAATGCCGAGCCGAGTGGCGTGGATCTCGCGCGCCAGGCCCTGCTCGCGGCCGGTGAGGCGGTGAGGCGGTGAGGAAAAACGGTGCCACCGGCAAGAAGCCGTAATGGCGCACCGGCGTACGACGCGACGGCCGCGAACCGCTCGGAATCTGGCCGACCATCTGGGCGTCGGTGTTCCAGGCCAAGCCGGAGGGAAGGAAGACGGGGAGGTCAGGAGCGCTGCGGGAGCTGGTCATGCGGAGAATCTGCCCAGAGGGCTGCTGACGAAGGCCGCACATAGTCCAGCAATTCCCACCCAGGCCGGCCCTCGCCCCATGCCTCCAAGGCTTCCCCACCAACGCCAGAACCTCAGGAGCATCGGCCAGGGCATCCGGGTCAAGCACGCTCGCCCGAAGACCTCTCCTACCAGCCCGACCATCCACAGGCCGAAGTAGTCGAAATCGTCATCCGAGCACCGACCACCGAAGATCCGCTCCGCCGCGGCCACCAACTCCCAGGTGAACGCCTGGCGAGTCAGCTGGTCGAGGCACAGCTGGAACTCAACGATCTCCTCCTGCGTCCTGCGCGACAAATCGGCCCGCAACCAGGCAAGCGCCGGGCCGAGAGAAGGGGGCCGGGGCTTGGGCATCTGCTGCTGGTGTCCCCGTACTGATGTGAGTGCTCCATCAAGTACAGAGTTATGTGCACCGCTCAGGCGACGTCGGTGTCCCGTTCGAGGGCTTGAAGACGGTTCTTGAGGCGGTAGCTGTTGCCGTTGATCGCGACGACTTCGCAGTGGTGCAGGAGGCGGTCGAGAATGGCGGTGGCCAGGACCTCGTCGCCGAAGATCTGTCCCCATTCACTGAAGGTCTTGTTCGAGGTCAGGATGATCGATCCCTTCTCGTAGCGCTTGGAGATCACCTGGAAGACCAGGTTCGCCTCGGCGCGTTCGAGAGGCTGGTAGCCGACCTCGTCGACCACGAGCACGCTTGGCCGCAGGTAGCTGCCGAGTTTGCTGGTCAACCGGCCCGCCGCCTCGGCGGTCTTGAGGTGGCGGACCATGTCGTCGAGGGTGGTGAAGTAGATCGAGTAGCCGGCCCGGCAGGCCGCGACGGCCAGAGCGACAGCGAGGTGTGTCTTGCCGACCCCGGGTGGCCCGAGCAGGGCAGCGTTGGCCTTGTCCGCGACGAACGACAGTGTCGCGAGGTCTTTGACCTTGCGCGGGTCGAGGTCGGGCTGGAAGGAGAAGTCGTAATCCTCCAGCGTCTTGTGGTGTGGCAGCTTCGAGGTCCGCAGCCCACTGCGGAAGCGCCGGTCCTCACGGACCGCGAGTTCCTCGGCCAGGACCAGATCGATCAGGTCGAGGTAGCCCATCTTCGCCTCGTCCGCCCGCTGGATGTACTGGCTGACGGCCTCCGCCAGGTGGGGCAGGCCGAGCTTGACGGCCGTAGCGCGGACGCGGGTGCTGGTCAGCTCGCTCAACGGACTTCCTTCATCGGGGGCTTGGGAGTGAAGGGACGGGTGCCGGTCAGCTCGTCATAGACGGAAAGCGGTCGGCGGCCGACCTCGACGCTGGCGGCGGAGGCCCGGTTCAACAGGGCTTGCAAGGGGCCTGTTTCCGGTCCCAGCGGTTGTTCACGGCGGGGCGCGGGCGGGCCGTCGCCGCTCGTGACGCGGCGGCCGGTGCCGGTGGGCAGGCCGTTCCAGTGGCTCTCGTCCACGATGCGGGCGCCGCGGCCGACAGCTCGTGGATGGACGGCCAGAAGCGTCATTCCATCCTGGCCGGGCACGGTGGAGTGCAATGTGACCTGGGATTTCGTGGCCCGGATCTCGACCAGCTGTCGGGGGCGGACCTTGCGGGCGGGCACCGAGTAGAGGTTTGCGTCGAACGCGACCAGGCAGTCCTTGCCGACGTGCCGCAGATGCCGCTGAGCCACCACATACGGAGCCTGCGGCAGCGGCCGCAGGGCCACGTGATCGCGCACGGCCCTGTGCCCGATCACCTCGCCGTGGGTGCCATGGACCTTCGCCCGCCGGACGGGCACCCAGGCCGTGAAGGCGGCGTTCATCTCCTCGATGGAGGAGAACGCCCGCCCGGCCAGCACATGATCGCGGACGATCAGCACCTGGCGTTCGACCCGGCCCTTGCCCTGCGGCCGGTAGGCAGCCAAGACGTCGATGTCGAAGTCGTAGTGCCCGGCAAAGGCCACGGCTTCCGGATGCAACGGAACCGCCTCGCCCGGCGCGACGTGCCGGCGCACGACTGTCTTGGTGCGGTCATAGACGACGCTCATCGGCACCCCGCCGAAGTGCGCGAATGCGGCCCGGTGGCAGTCGAAGAACGTCGCCAGGTCCAACGACGTGGTGAAGCAGCAGAAGGGATCTCGGGAATAGGACAGAACCATGTGGAACGAGTAGACCTTCGGGATCCCGACATGGGCGAGGACCCTGCCCTCGTCCCCCCAGTCCACCTGTGCCTGAGCTCCGGGAACCACCTCGAACCGGCGGTGCAGACCGACGAGCTCACCCGGGCTGATGCCGAGTTCCCCGGCAATTCTCGGCCGGGCTTCCTGCAGGTAGATCTTCACCCGCTGGTAGTTGATCGTGATCCCGTACTCCGCCGCCAGACGCTCGTGGATCACCGCACCCTTGAGCAGAACCTCTGCCCGCAGCATCGCATCGATCAGCGGGGCAACCTCGTCCACCGCCCGCGGCCGCTGCCTCTCACTGGCCTCCCGCTGCGGCGGCGCGATGGGAGCCGGCCCGGCGAGGTACTTGGCGACCGTACGGCGATTCAGCCCCGTCTCCTTCGTGATCTGCCGCAGGCTCATCGCACCGGACTCGTACAGCCCGCGAAAACGCCTCAACTCCAGCCAGCGATGCGGATCCAAGACCATCGACTGCCGCCCTCCACCGACGCCCAACAGACGACAGCAGACTCACGGACACGACCCCATCACCGCATCAACTTTGGTGCACTCTCATCCGTACGGAGTGGTGCACGTTCACTTGTACGCCGACAGCTGGGACGGTTGGTGACTACGCACACCGGACCGGTCCCAGCGGAGTATCACGTGATCCGCGTGGGCTGGAAAGCGGCGCGCCGAGGGGGAACACGTTTTTCGTTTCGTCGTTTCTTGTTGTCGGCCGGGCGGTATGACGGTGAAAGCAACTGTCATCTGCATGGCAAAGTCTAGTTCAAGCCAAGGGCAGGAGCTTCCCAAGTGCTACATCTGCAGGTCGGCGGGGAGTGGGGTCGAATATGCGCCGCGACCGACTGTTTTCACCGTGGCCAAGTGATCGATCGGAAGGTAGCGTGCACGTGTGCTCGGCGCCGAGGATTATGGGCACCAGCACATCCATTCTTCTTTGACCGGAGGAATGGCAGGTTCCATGTAATCGGGGGATAGAAGTCCGGGGGGACCTTTCGGTTTCCACGCCTGTTCGGGTTGCTCTACGGGCTTCCTTCCCCTTGCGACGACGTGAGGGAAAACGAATGAAGCGTCATACTCTGCGGATGGCCGCCGTCTCGGCCGTCGCCGCCATAGCGCTCGGCGGGACCGCCGGCCTGGCGCAGGCGCAGGCCCCCGCGGCCGCGCCGCAGGCCGTTTCGGCCACCCAGCAGGCCGAAGCCCAGCAGGCCGCGCGCGCCCTGCTGGCGAGCCCGTTCGCGGCCAGTCTCTCGGCCGCCGAGCGGACCGAGATGAACCAGATCGCCAGCGGTGAAGTCGTCGCGGCGAGCAAGTGGAGCGCCATCAGGGCTGCCTTCAGCAAGGTCGGTGGCTTCGCGAAGGCCATCTCCGGGAAATACAGCGACTTCAAGAAGTGGTACGACGGCCTCTCCTGGTGGGTGCGGGCGCCTCTCGCCGCGATCTCCCCGGGGCTGACGCTCCTGGAGATCTACAACGCTCTCCACTGACAAGGGGTCACGGGCAGCATCGTGACCTCTGTCTGAGTAGCGACAGGCCGGGCGTACCTGGTTCCGCCGGGCGCGCCCGGCCTGTCGGCAGCACACCGCAAATATAAAGACGGAGCGTCCCGCATGACCGTAGCCACGTCCCCCCGCGCAGCCACCGAGGGCACCTGGGCTCTGCCTCTGCTGACGCTTGTACCGCTTGCCGTGATCACCCTGCTCACGGAGCTCTCCACCCCGTGGCTCGTCATTTCCTGGATCCTTTGCGCCGTGGCGGCACTGTTTATCGTGGTCGGCTGGGTTTCCGTATTCCGGCACGGAATGCGAGGAGCTGGCGCATGGGGCATGTGCATCCTGGTGCACGCCGTCTGGGCCTGGCAACTGATCACTGTTGTTCGCCATTGACGCCGGCGAGAAAGTGCGCACAGCTTCGAGCGGCGGCACGGAATGGTAATCGGGGGAAGAAGTCCGCGTGGGGACCCATCGGTTTCCACGCCTGTTCAGGTCACCTTTGTGGGCCTTCCTCCCCCTTGCGATAACGCAAGAAGACCCTACATGACCCGAAGCGATATGAAAATGGACACTGTTCAGCCAAAGCAGCGGCGGCCCGGCAGCCGCAGGGCCCATGAAGGAAGCACCGTGGAGAAGGGCGAAGTCCTCGTCGAGGCGCAGGACCTGGGCCGGGTCTTCGACTCCGTGCGCGTCCTGGAAGCAGTCTCGCTGACCCTGCGCAGCGGCGAGGTGACAGGCTTCGTCGGAGCGAACGGTGCGGGAAAGACCACAGCAATACAGCTCATGCTGGGTCTGCTGAAGGGCGAAGGACGAACCCGCTACCTCGGCAGGCCCCTGTACGAGTGGGGTGCGCCCGGCGCCGTCGTAGGCGCTGTTCTGGGGGGCGTGGCGGGACATTCCGGTCACCGACTGCGCGCGCATCTGCGCATGGTGGCCGCAGGATCCGCAGTGTCCGACCGACGCGTGGACGACCTGTTGGAGACAGTGGGACTGGCCGAAGCGGCCGGCAGGAAGCTGTCCGAACTGTCGCTGGGGATGGCGCAGCGCGTCGGCATCGCCCAGGCACTCCTGGGCGACCCGCCCGTGCTGGTTCTCGATGAACCCGCGAACGGACTCGATCCCCACTCGATCCGCTGGTTGCGGGACTTCCTGCGCGCTCAGGCAGCACAGGGCCGCGCCGTACTGGTATCGAGCCATCTCCTAGGTGAGATGGAGCAGTTGGCCGATCACGTCGTCGTTCTCTCACGCGGCCGCATCGTGGCATCAGAGCCCATGGCAGAGATCCTCAAACGAGCGGCAGGCCGCCGGACCGTCACACTGGAGGCACCGGACCTGACCGAGCTTGCCCGTCTGGTCGCAGCGCGAGGGGGCCGCCTGACGCCAAACGGCGGGCACACCGCGACCGTGACCGGCCTGGACCGCATACGGATCGGCACGCTCGCCCTGGAAGCGCAGGTGCCCCTGTACTGGCTGCACGAAGAGAAGCCGTCGCTGGAGGCCTTCTATCTCGGCGTAGCCCAAGAAGAGTTCAGGATCTCGTGACATCTTCCGCGATAGCGGTACCGGTACCGGTCGGCCCCGCGGAAGCGTTCCGCCGAGCTTGCCGGTACGAGTGGCGCCACCTCACCGCTCTCCGCTCGACATGGATCCTGCTAGGCGTGGTGACGGTCCTCAGTGTGCTGACCGGCATCACGATCCTCCTCGACCTCGACAAGCAGCAGTCCGCCACCCCCGCCGCAGTGGCCGACGTGATCGCATGGACTCCGCTGTCCCTCCAGGTCCCTGCCCTTTGCTTCTTCATGTTGGTCCTGGGCACCGGACCCGTAGCGACCGACCTTGTGTCAGGTGCCGCACGGACAACATGGCTCACCGTGAACGGGCGCGGCACCGCCTACGCCGCCAAGAGCGCGGTCGGCGTCGCGTTCGGGACCGGCACCGCTGCCGCCAGCGCACTGCTTGGCGCGCTGTCCTGCGCCGTCGCACTGGCCGCGGCCGGCGCGTCCCAGCCCGCATGGGACGAGATCGTGGCACCCGCCGCCCGCTTCGTGGCCTGGATGGGGTGCTGGGCACTGCTTTGCATGGCCGCCGTCGCCCTGCTGCGCAGCCGTACGGTCTCCGTCCTCTTCCTGGTCCTGTGGCCCCTGCTGGGAGAACGCATCGCAGGTGCACTTCTTGGATACGTCCCCGGGCTGGATGGCATAGGTAATTGGCTTCCGTTCGCGGCCGGGCGGGCAATGCTCACCGACGTGTCGGCCTATGCCGGAGAAGACCGTTCCTTCGTGCAGGCACTCATCGGTTCCCACCTGCCCGCCCCGACCGCAGCCGCAGTCTTCTGCCTGTCCACGGCGGCTTTCGCCGGGGCCGGAATGTGGGCGTACTGCCGGAGAGACCCCAAGAAGACCTGACCGATAAGAAGAAGACAGACCGGTCGTCCGCCGTGTCGGCCGTGAGCCGCTCGGGCTCGGCAGTGCGATCAGCCGGATGGTGGCGGAGCGTGGCATGGTCGCCCCGGTCGCCGGCGGCAGTGTCCTCACTGACTTCGACACCATTCTCGCCGCGGCCGTGCCCGAGCTCTCCGGCCGTGTTCGGGGCGTGGCGTTCGATGCGGACACCAGCCGCATGGACGTCGTCCCCGACGCTCCGGCAGTTGGCACGCAGCTGCGCTGGAGCGCGCCGAAGCTGATCGCAGCGACAAACGAGAAGGTGCCCGGCGCGAACGTCCGCGTCCTGCACGTCCTGGCGCCCGCGTCCGTGAGGGCCAGCCCCATCACAGCAGCCGCCACTCCGGTCCCGCAGCCGACCACAGCCGCCGCGCCGGTGCAGCGACCGGATCTGCCGGAGGACTACCGCGAGGCCCTCGAGGAACTCCGCGCGAAAACCGCCGCCCAGCAGCGAGTCCGGCTCAGCGACGCATCCCGCGCACGGGCCCTGCAACGCCTCGCCGCCGAACGGACCGGGCTCACCACGATCGGGCCCCCGGCCATGGCAATGCGGCGGAACCGTGCAGCTGGAGGACTCGACGGTCTTTTCGGCGGGGGAGCCGGACACCGCGACGGTGAGCGAGCTGGTGGAGTGTCCGGTGTGCGCGGCGTCCGGGGATCTGG from the Streptomyces sp. AM 4-1-1 genome contains:
- the istA gene encoding IS21 family transposase; translated protein: MVLDPHRWLELRRFRGLYESGAMSLRQITKETGLNRRTVAKYLAGPAPIAPPQREASERQRPRAVDEVAPLIDAMLRAEVLLKGAVIHERLAAEYGITINYQRVKIYLQEARPRIAGELGISPGELVGLHRRFEVVPGAQAQVDWGDEGRVLAHVGIPKVYSFHMVLSYSRDPFCCFTTSLDLATFFDCHRAAFAHFGGVPMSVVYDRTKTVVRRHVAPGEAVPLHPEAVAFAGHYDFDIDVLAAYRPQGKGRVERQVLIVRDHVLAGRAFSSIEEMNAAFTAWVPVRRAKVHGTHGEVIGHRAVRDHVALRPLPQAPYVVAQRHLRHVGKDCLVAFDANLYSVPARKVRPRQLVEIRATKSQVTLHSTVPGQDGMTLLAVHPRAVGRGARIVDESHWNGLPTGTGRRVTSGDGPPAPRREQPLGPETGPLQALLNRASAASVEVGRRPLSVYDELTGTRPFTPKPPMKEVR
- a CDS encoding ABC transporter ATP-binding protein — encoded protein: MEKGEVLVEAQDLGRVFDSVRVLEAVSLTLRSGEVTGFVGANGAGKTTAIQLMLGLLKGEGRTRYLGRPLYEWGAPGAVVGAVLGGVAGHSGHRLRAHLRMVAAGSAVSDRRVDDLLETVGLAEAAGRKLSELSLGMAQRVGIAQALLGDPPVLVLDEPANGLDPHSIRWLRDFLRAQAAQGRAVLVSSHLLGEMEQLADHVVVLSRGRIVASEPMAEILKRAAGRRTVTLEAPDLTELARLVAARGGRLTPNGGHTATVTGLDRIRIGTLALEAQVPLYWLHEEKPSLEAFYLGVAQEEFRIS